Proteins encoded together in one Canis aureus isolate CA01 chromosome 21, VMU_Caureus_v.1.0, whole genome shotgun sequence window:
- the GNG3 gene encoding guanine nucleotide-binding protein G(I)/G(S)/G(O) subunit gamma-3 — MKGETPVNSTMSIGQARKMVEQLKIEASLCRIKVSKAAADLMTYCDAHACEDPLITPVPTSENPFREKKFFCALL; from the exons aTGAAAGGGGAGACCCCCGTGAACAGCACTATGAGTATTGGGCAAGCCCGCAAGATGGTGGAACAGCTTAAGATTGAAGCCAGCTTGTGCCGGATAAAG GTGTCCAAGGCAGCAGCCGACTTGATGACTTACTGTGATGCCCACGCCTGCGAGGATCCCCTCATCACCCCGGTGCCCACTTCGGAGAACCCCTTCCGGGAGAAGAAGTTCTTCTGTGCCCTCCTCTGA